From Solea senegalensis isolate Sse05_10M linkage group LG19, IFAPA_SoseM_1, whole genome shotgun sequence, the proteins below share one genomic window:
- the alkbh7 gene encoding alpha-ketoglutarate-dependent dioxygenase alkB homolog 7, mitochondrial — MRLLTLLKRIHKPVYTCSQPCLSSHASSGPLASGGQALISGSSRELVQSIVSQVEVRTAFISEEEEAALLRELEPGLKKKRYEYDHWDDAIHGYRETERVRWTAMCEEVLNRVRSVAFPEGSPLLGPVHVLDLDEKGYIKPHIDSIKFCGNTIAGLSLLSDSVMRLVKEDANNEWLDLMLPRRSLYIMRDQVRYNFTHEILKDEDSVFNGQRVPRHRRISVICRNLPG; from the exons ATGAGACTGTTGACGCTGTTAAAACGAATCCATAAACCCGTTTACACCTGCTCTCAGCCTTGTCTGAGCTCACATGCTAGCAGCGGCCCGTTAGCTTCCGGAGGTCAGGCTTTAATCTCAGGCTCCAGCCGGGAGTTGGTGCAGAGTATCGTCTCACAGGTGGAGGTGAGGACGGCCTTCatctcagaggaggaggaggcggctcTCCTACGAGAGCTGGAGCCGGGCCTGAAGAAGAAACGCTATGAATACGACCACTGGGACGAT GCCATCCATGGTTACAGAGAGACTGAGCGTGTAAGGTGGACAGCAATGTGCGAGGAGGTCTTGAATCGTGTCCGATCTGTAGCGTTTCCTGAGGGAAGTCCACTCCTCGGACCTGTCCATGTTCTAGATCTGGACGAGAAGGGCTACATCAAGCCTCACATCGACAGTATTAAG ttttgtggCAACACTATTGCTGGGTTGAGTCTTCTGTCGGATAGTGTCATGCGTTTGGTGAAGGAGGATGCTAACAATGAATGGCTGGACCTTATGCTGCCTCGACGCTCCCTATATATAATGAG GGACCAGGTCAGATACAACTTCACTCATGAAATCCTGAAAGACGAGGACTCTGTTTTCAATGGACAGAGAGTGCCTCGGCACCGTCGCATCTCGGTGATCTGTCGAAATCTTCCAGGCTAA